In a genomic window of Helianthus annuus cultivar XRQ/B chromosome 10, HanXRQr2.0-SUNRISE, whole genome shotgun sequence:
- the LOC110880920 gene encoding uncharacterized protein LOC110880920 yields the protein MNFDIEDLDGKVLRCTVWNDYALQIKDFISKVPPHEHVMAVIQHGKCKEWKGEYTVQSDKFATRIFLNQEIDEVDELRRRKCLVLWLRQLRLCKKSMVGFMLPVVSVSRR from the exons ATGAATTTCGATATTGAAGATTTGGA TGGTAAGGTTTTGCGGTGTACTGTGTGGAATGATTATGCTCTGCAGATTAAGGACTTCATTTCTAAAGTCCCACCTCATGAGCATGTGATGGCTGTTATACAACATGGAAAGTGTAAGGAATGGAAAG GTGAATATACTGTTCAAAGTGACAAGTTTGCAACACGAATTTTTCTGAATCAAGAAATTGATGAAGTTGATGAGCTAAGGAGGAG GAAATGTCTTGTGTTGTGGTTGCGACAATTAAGATTGTGCAAGAAGAGTATGGTTGGTTTTATGCTGCCTGTCGTAAGTGTTTCAAGAAGGTGA